The nucleotide window AAAACATTCGACGCATCGGTGAAGTCTGCCGTTTGTTTTGCGATGCAGGGATCGTTGTATTGGCCGCCTTTATCTCGCCCTACGAAAAAGACCGTCAAACCGTTCGCAATATTCATCCTGAGAAGAGTTTTATTGAGGTACACGTCGCTACCCCGCTCGCAGTATGCGAATCCCGTGATCCCAAAGGATTATACAAAAAAGCACGGGCAGGAGAACTAAAAAACTTTACGGGGATCAGCGCTCCTTATGAAGAGCCTTCCCATCCAGATCTTGTGCTTGACACAACGAAGACGGATATCGACGATTGCGCAAAGAAGCTCGTATCTTTTATCACTTCACACTTATCGCAAAACAACTAACTTTCGAATCTAGTTATCCACCCACAGCTTTTTCCCGGGCAA belongs to Myxococcales bacterium and includes:
- the cysC gene encoding adenylyl-sulfate kinase — encoded protein: MSMAIKHIVWHEGEVSAKLRKKHYGHPGLTVWLTGLSGSGKSTIAMRTERLLIEQGVKSYALDGDNLRHGLNSDLDFTATGRQENIRRIGEVCRLFCDAGIVVLAAFISPYEKDRQTVRNIHPEKSFIEVHVATPLAVCESRDPKGLYKKARAGELKNFTGISAPYEEPSHPDLVLDTTKTDIDDCAKKLVSFITSHLSQNN